The following are encoded together in the Humulus lupulus chromosome 5, drHumLupu1.1, whole genome shotgun sequence genome:
- the LOC133834237 gene encoding uncharacterized protein LOC133834237: MVRMNVIYSLMWSFCYMSHLPSSMFLIHRSLSPPTATVHRLGSSLSSAASVLAWIENSKEKTNIHSERICMDRKLFQAATDGELEVFREKVSELQLLLTPERNTVLHVHIITTSRTLIKQPSWKGS; the protein is encoded by the exons ATGGTTCGCATGAATGTGATCTACTCGCTGATGTGGTCATTTTGTTATATGTCACACCTACCTTCGTCGATGTTTCTGATACACCGCTCACTGTCGCCACCAACCGCTACTGTGCACCGCTTGG GATCATCGTTAAGCTCAGCAGCGTCGGTTTTAGCTTGGAttgaaaattctaaggag AAAACAAACATCCATAGTGAGCGCATTTGCATGGATCGCAAGTTGTTCCAAGCTGCAACTGATGGTGAACTTGAAGTCTTCAGGGAAAAGGTTAGTGAACTCCAACTGTTATTGACCCCAGAAAGAAATACAGTGCTCCATGTCCATATCATCACTACTTCAAGAACACTAATCAAACAACCTTCGTGGAAGGGATCCTAG
- the LOC133834238 gene encoding uncharacterized protein LOC133834238 → MAFMKVFLALLLLAVVASTTHARVDFLGLISDNGAPFCPVGPTKCASCSCEVESGKLKCVRRDTRRGACPSTCGNPCFCDRSACPLCQCSYEVTGCPRICPTTTSTKIFN, encoded by the exons atggcGTTCATGAAGGTTTTTCTTGCTCTGCTTTTGTTGGCTGTGGTGGCTTCAACAACTCATGCTCGTGTTGATTTTTTGGGGTTGATTTCGGACAATGGTGCTCCCTTTTGTCCAGTTg GACCAACGAAATGTGCTAGCTGTAGTTGCGAAGTGGAATCTGGGAAGCTTAAGTGCGTTCGTAGAGACACAAGAAGAGGTGCTTGCCCATCAACCTGCGGCAATCCATGCTTCTGCGACAGATCAGCCTGTCCACTTTGTCAATGCAGCTACGAGGTCACAGGATGCCCTAGAATATGCCCAACAACCACTTCGACGAAGATATTCAACTAA